Proteins co-encoded in one Methylomonas albis genomic window:
- a CDS encoding Fe(II)-2OG oxygenase family protein: protein MSLFFTKIAEDGYIKFDGQLFGKTTLEIASNIGAVINIPGVSAVQELLPTKKETLETSSYSGNYGTGEFPFHSDMAHWYRPPRYLLLCCKVPAISVETRIIKSQPIFEDEEQYDLRRALFRPRRRLNGRLSPLRLFEGDFYRWDSLFIQPINKLASSLRDRVLDRLTVTQYEAVVLGRKNECVLIDNWKMFHSRSGVPSNGMNRKLERVYLSEVNE, encoded by the coding sequence ATGAGCTTGTTCTTCACAAAAATCGCAGAGGATGGTTACATCAAGTTTGATGGTCAATTGTTCGGCAAAACTACCTTGGAAATTGCTAGCAACATCGGAGCAGTGATTAACATACCAGGTGTGAGCGCAGTCCAGGAATTGTTGCCTACCAAGAAAGAAACCTTAGAGACGAGTAGTTATAGCGGCAACTATGGAACTGGGGAATTCCCATTTCATAGTGATATGGCGCATTGGTATCGTCCGCCAAGGTATTTGCTGCTTTGCTGCAAAGTGCCTGCTATTTCTGTGGAAACCAGAATAATCAAATCGCAACCCATTTTTGAAGATGAAGAACAATATGATCTACGTCGAGCATTATTTAGACCAAGACGCAGGCTAAACGGGCGTTTAAGTCCTTTGCGACTATTTGAAGGTGATTTCTATAGATGGGATTCATTATTCATCCAGCCAATTAACAAACTAGCATCATCACTGCGGGATAGGGTCTTAGATCGTCTTACCGTAACCCAATACGAAGCGGTAGTTTTAGGTAGAAAAAACGAATGCGTCCTGATAGATAATTGGAAAATGTTCCATTCTCGATCAGGCGTACCCTCTAACGGGATGAATAGAAAATTGGAAAGAGTCTATTTGTCTGAAGTCAACGAGTAA
- a CDS encoding SDR family NAD(P)-dependent oxidoreductase, with protein sequence MLGSSISVAPLTRLLPQLFLVNNAGIARLSPVTEAPVKDSLSQIALNITALTRLTHAVLPAFKARNEGVIINIASVLAVHTFPVSLVYSGTKAFVLNFSRGLQQELANTGIRVQVVLPAATATELWDTAGMPLTAFPEEAVMTTEHLVDAALAGFDQGELVTWPSLADAGHWDRYDAHRSELFAATQTGQSAPRLATPA encoded by the coding sequence ATGTTGGGTAGCAGTATCAGCGTTGCGCCTCTGACCCGGTTACTCCCCCAGTTATTCTTGGTCAACAATGCCGGCATTGCCAGACTAAGCCCTGTGACTGAAGCGCCGGTGAAAGACTCCTTGTCGCAGATTGCATTGAATATAACGGCGCTGACGCGATTGACGCATGCCGTGCTGCCCGCGTTCAAGGCACGCAACGAAGGTGTCATTATCAATATCGCCTCGGTATTGGCCGTTCATACGTTTCCAGTGAGCTTGGTATACAGCGGCACGAAGGCGTTCGTGCTCAATTTCAGTCGCGGCCTACAGCAAGAACTGGCAAATACTGGGATTAGGGTTCAAGTGGTGTTGCCTGCCGCCACAGCCACCGAACTTTGGGATACCGCCGGGATGCCACTGACCGCGTTTCCAGAAGAAGCGGTGATGACTACCGAGCATCTTGTCGATGCCGCGCTGGCTGGTTTCGACCAAGGCGAGTTGGTCACCTGGCCCTCCCTGGCCGACGCCGGGCACTGGGATCGATACGACGCGCACCGGTCCGAACTCTTCGCGGCGACGCAAACCGGCCAGTCCGCGCCACGTCTAGCTACGCCAGCCTGA
- a CDS encoding MFS transporter — MLFSIIYGMNWLSTIPATSALTADLFGKQNVGVVFGWICFAHQIGAAIAAYSAGYVHSLMGDYHLAFVASGLFAFLATGIVIFIREPNPVF; from the coding sequence ATGCTGTTCTCGATAATTTACGGCATGAATTGGTTGTCCACGATTCCGGCAACCTCGGCCTTGACAGCGGATTTATTCGGGAAACAAAACGTCGGCGTGGTGTTCGGCTGGATTTGCTTCGCGCATCAAATCGGCGCGGCCATTGCCGCCTACAGTGCCGGGTATGTCCATAGTCTGATGGGTGACTACCACCTGGCTTTTGTGGCGTCTGGTTTGTTTGCATTTCTAGCAACCGGCATTGTCATTTTTATCCGCGAACCCAATCCTGTATTTTAA
- a CDS encoding transglycosylase SLT domain-containing protein, with amino-acid sequence MPHALLLSMTRPITLAKSQPRSAQPARAKAGNGRKSPGKPRRKAKLPSKQNWWLIALEGVALVVAAVLATMFMLGYSASWLSGSGFFTSLLPFAFGVVVLMLASAALLLAWSRLRAWLHGRLDYLPAALAVGLAASSGWFVMHDGYIQVFTHFRTLVGGKQEAERVTLAHQVYAAYRRHGIGGLQKMMVRADAFNPAIEDAAKAFDVDVNLLQGIAATESSFMPRDSFDGGKGLFQITAVPKAITREAADELDVDELQVNDPKHNAFVAAATFKHYLQQMNGDLFLGLLAYNIGPRNGGLRFIMQQYGATDFVTMQPYLQTLPRDYPIRVLSYALAFKLYQKDGKLLAYEEGDNAMRIQQMGIPGL; translated from the coding sequence ATGCCACATGCTTTATTACTGTCGATGACTCGGCCAATCACTCTAGCCAAATCTCAGCCAAGATCGGCGCAACCCGCTCGCGCCAAAGCCGGCAACGGCCGGAAGTCTCCCGGCAAACCGCGCCGCAAAGCCAAACTGCCGAGCAAACAAAACTGGTGGTTGATCGCTTTAGAAGGCGTGGCTTTGGTGGTCGCGGCGGTGTTGGCGACCATGTTCATGTTGGGCTACTCGGCCAGTTGGTTGTCAGGTTCCGGCTTTTTTACCAGTCTGTTGCCGTTTGCATTTGGGGTGGTGGTTTTGATGCTGGCTTCCGCTGCGCTATTGCTGGCGTGGTCGCGTTTGCGCGCTTGGCTGCATGGCCGATTGGATTACCTGCCCGCCGCACTGGCGGTGGGGTTGGCCGCTTCGAGCGGCTGGTTTGTGATGCATGACGGCTATATCCAGGTGTTTACGCATTTTCGCACCTTGGTCGGCGGGAAGCAGGAAGCCGAACGCGTAACGCTGGCCCATCAAGTCTATGCCGCGTATCGACGCCATGGTATCGGCGGATTACAGAAAATGATGGTGCGTGCCGATGCCTTCAATCCGGCAATCGAGGATGCCGCAAAGGCATTTGATGTCGATGTCAATTTACTGCAAGGCATCGCTGCTACCGAGTCATCGTTTATGCCGCGCGACAGCTTTGATGGTGGCAAAGGCTTGTTTCAGATTACCGCCGTGCCCAAAGCCATTACTCGCGAGGCCGCCGACGAGCTGGATGTCGATGAGTTGCAAGTCAACGACCCCAAGCATAATGCCTTTGTCGCCGCCGCCACCTTCAAACATTATCTGCAACAAATGAACGGTGATTTGTTTTTAGGCCTGCTGGCTTACAACATCGGGCCGCGCAACGGCGGTTTGCGTTTTATCATGCAGCAATACGGCGCCACCGACTTTGTGACCATGCAACCCTACCTGCAAACCCTGCCGCGCGACTACCCAATTCGAGTGTTGTCCTATGCCTTGGCGTTTAAGCTTTATCAGAAGGACGGCAAACTGCTGGCGTATGAAGAAGGCGATAACGCAATGCGGATTCAGCAGATGGGGATTCCGGGTTTGTAG
- a CDS encoding hydrolase, with protein sequence MHNAFRPAWWLNSPHLQTIYPAFLRRISPPAGIRRERLETPDGDFLDIDWIDNDDRPLVLLLHGLAGSSRSGYIAGLQHSLTTAGFASVALNFRGCSGEMNRMARCYHSGETEDIEFLYQTLRQRFLDRAMAAIGFSLGGNVLLKWLGEQGDKIGLSAAVAVSVPLLLNECADKLDRGFSKLYRDYLLRELKQHMRVKLKHLQNIGQREQAERIAELGELSGIKSFWQYDEKVVAGLHGFKDAHDYYRRSSSRQFLKHIRVPTLVLQAKDDPFMTERVLPTSAELSDQVQLEVCTGGGHVGFVGGSFFRPEYWLEGRIGGFLRQHLPWPTAT encoded by the coding sequence ATGCACAATGCCTTCCGCCCAGCCTGGTGGCTGAACAGTCCGCATTTACAGACGATCTATCCGGCCTTTTTGCGGCGCATATCGCCGCCAGCCGGCATCCGCCGCGAAAGATTGGAAACGCCGGACGGCGACTTTCTGGACATCGATTGGATCGACAATGACGACCGGCCGCTGGTGTTGCTGTTACACGGCTTGGCCGGCAGCAGCCGCTCAGGCTATATTGCTGGCTTGCAACATAGCTTGACTACCGCCGGCTTTGCCAGCGTGGCGCTGAATTTTCGCGGGTGTAGCGGCGAGATGAACCGGATGGCGCGTTGTTACCACTCCGGCGAAACCGAAGACATTGAGTTTTTGTACCAAACCTTACGCCAGCGTTTTCTGGACCGGGCGATGGCGGCGATAGGTTTTTCCCTGGGCGGCAACGTGTTATTAAAATGGCTGGGCGAGCAAGGCGATAAGATTGGGTTATCGGCGGCAGTGGCGGTATCGGTGCCGCTGTTGTTAAACGAATGCGCCGACAAGCTCGATCGCGGCTTCTCGAAACTCTATCGCGACTATTTACTGCGCGAGTTGAAACAGCACATGCGCGTCAAGCTCAAGCATTTGCAAAATATCGGTCAACGGGAACAAGCCGAACGGATTGCGGAATTAGGCGAGCTATCGGGCATCAAATCCTTCTGGCAATACGACGAAAAGGTTGTCGCCGGCTTGCACGGTTTTAAAGACGCCCACGACTATTACCGGCGCAGCAGTTCCCGGCAATTTTTAAAGCATATCCGCGTCCCAACTTTGGTATTGCAAGCCAAGGACGATCCGTTCATGACCGAGCGCGTGCTGCCGACCAGCGCAGAGCTATCCGATCAGGTGCAATTGGAAGTTTGCACCGGCGGCGGGCATGTGGGGTTTGTGGGAGGCTCGTTTTTTAGGCCGGAATATTGGCTGGAGGGGCGGATTGGCGGATTTCTGCGGCAACACCTACCATGGCCAACGGCAACGTGA
- a CDS encoding DUF1801 domain-containing protein, with the protein MKQFLNTTVKAVFDDYPLEIRRKMLVLREAIFAVAASEGVGQLEEALKWGEPAYMTAETGCGSTIRMAWKKEKPNQYAMYFTCSTNLVETFRTLFPHRFKYERNRALVFQETEDVDMDSLSICIAMALTYHRNKRRKQP; encoded by the coding sequence ATGAAGCAATTTCTAAATACGACCGTCAAGGCAGTCTTCGACGACTATCCGTTGGAAATTCGTCGGAAAATGCTGGTGCTTCGCGAAGCAATCTTTGCTGTGGCGGCTAGCGAGGGTGTCGGACAGCTAGAGGAAGCCTTAAAGTGGGGCGAGCCTGCTTATATGACCGCCGAAACCGGATGTGGCAGTACGATCAGAATGGCATGGAAGAAAGAGAAGCCGAACCAATATGCCATGTATTTCACCTGCTCAACGAATTTGGTTGAAACCTTTCGGACGCTATTTCCGCACCGGTTTAAATACGAACGCAATCGGGCGCTTGTCTTTCAGGAAACTGAAGACGTCGACATGGATAGCCTGTCAATCTGTATTGCTATGGCCTTGACCTATCATCGGAACAAGCGACGAAAGCAACCTTAG
- a CDS encoding toxin-antitoxin system HicB family antitoxin, giving the protein MSALSLRLPDSIHRHIKELASKEGVSINQFIASAVAEKVSAIATEDYLQARAERADKAAFQAVLAKVPKREPLVGDEF; this is encoded by the coding sequence ATGAGTGCACTAAGTCTGAGATTGCCCGATTCCATACACCGCCATATCAAAGAGCTGGCGAGTAAGGAAGGCGTATCGATCAATCAATTCATAGCCAGCGCCGTTGCCGAAAAAGTCTCGGCCATCGCCACCGAAGACTACCTGCAGGCCCGAGCCGAACGAGCCGACAAAGCCGCTTTTCAGGCTGTTTTGGCTAAGGTGCCCAAACGTGAGCCTTTGGTTGGGGATGAGTTTTAG
- a CDS encoding putative toxin-antitoxin system toxin component, PIN family, protein MHEVILDTNVLFAGLYSANGASFKLLELLAGGQLQTAISTPLLFEYEDVLKRNRSMLQLTDAEIDIVLDNLCGFSRHQKVYFLWRPYLPDPKDDLVLELAVAARVNTIVTHNLKDFARIEKFGVEAITPKTLLERLP, encoded by the coding sequence ATGCATGAGGTTATACTTGATACCAATGTTCTGTTCGCCGGCTTGTATTCCGCTAACGGCGCATCCTTTAAATTGCTGGAGCTTTTAGCCGGCGGGCAGTTGCAAACAGCCATATCGACACCACTTTTGTTCGAGTATGAGGATGTTTTGAAACGCAACCGTTCCATGCTGCAACTGACCGATGCTGAAATAGACATAGTGCTGGATAACCTGTGTGGATTTAGCCGTCATCAAAAGGTGTATTTTTTATGGCGACCTTATTTGCCGGACCCGAAAGACGATTTAGTCTTGGAGTTGGCCGTTGCTGCCCGAGTAAACACCATTGTTACCCATAATTTAAAAGATTTTGCCCGTATCGAAAAATTCGGCGTCGAAGCCATCACGCCAAAAACCTTGCTGGAGCGTTTACCATGA
- a CDS encoding arsenate reductase/protein-tyrosine-phosphatase family protein, with protein sequence MTNIHSQVLFLCTGNYYRSRFAEYLFNHHAPAYALSWRAFSRGLAIELLKDDAGPISPHTRHGLDLRDIPIEPIRAPIALTEQDLTAARHIIALKQTEHKPLLHSRFPDWVERVEYWQVDDIEDAHPSEALPQIEAAVLVLLRRLANDAAS encoded by the coding sequence ATGACAAACATTCACTCCCAAGTCCTATTCCTCTGCACCGGCAACTACTACCGTAGCCGGTTCGCCGAGTATTTATTCAACCATCACGCGCCTGCTTACGCGCTATCGTGGCGGGCGTTTTCACGTGGGTTGGCTATCGAGTTGCTGAAGGACGATGCCGGACCTATTTCGCCGCATACCCGGCATGGCTTGGACTTGCGCGACATTCCTATCGAGCCCATCCGTGCGCCGATTGCGCTGACCGAGCAAGATTTGACAGCGGCCCGGCACATCATTGCCTTGAAGCAAACCGAGCATAAACCCTTGCTACATAGCCGCTTCCCGGACTGGGTGGAACGCGTGGAATACTGGCAGGTAGACGATATAGAAGACGCTCACCCAAGCGAGGCCTTGCCGCAGATAGAAGCCGCCGTACTAGTGCTGCTAAGGCGTTTGGCTAACGATGCCGCGAGCTAA
- the moaA gene encoding GTP 3',8-cyclase MoaA, which produces MAPSKPLQLIDRFGRVVNYLRVSITDRCDFRCVYCMAEDMTFLPRSQILSLEEIRFICETFIELGVGKIRITGGEPLVRKGALGLMQDLGRVPGLNELVLTSNGSHLAEMADDLKAAGVKRINISLDTLDPAKFKELTRTGDLQQVLKGIEKARTAGFQRIKLNAVILKNRNHQEVCDLVQFAVEHGVDISFIEEMPLGAVDNHHRGAAFYPSDLIRQDLQQRFTLEAVADSTGGPSAYYRVAGSDSRVGFISPHSANFCGTCNRVRLTAEGRLLLCLGNDHSVDLKQVVREHPGDKAMLKQTIVEAMQIKPEKHEFNIYEQPVILRHMNATGG; this is translated from the coding sequence ATGGCGCCTAGCAAACCGTTGCAACTGATAGACCGCTTCGGCAGAGTGGTCAACTACCTGCGGGTATCGATTACCGACCGCTGCGATTTTCGTTGCGTCTATTGCATGGCCGAAGACATGACTTTTCTGCCGCGCAGCCAGATTCTCAGCCTGGAAGAAATCCGCTTTATCTGCGAAACCTTCATCGAGTTGGGTGTCGGCAAAATCAGGATTACCGGCGGCGAACCGCTGGTGCGCAAGGGCGCATTAGGCTTGATGCAAGACCTGGGCCGCGTACCCGGCTTGAACGAACTGGTATTGACCAGCAACGGCTCGCATCTGGCCGAGATGGCCGACGACCTTAAAGCGGCCGGCGTCAAGCGCATCAACATTAGCCTGGATACCTTGGATCCGGCCAAATTCAAGGAACTGACCCGAACCGGCGATTTGCAGCAAGTGCTGAAAGGCATAGAAAAAGCTCGAACGGCCGGCTTCCAACGCATCAAACTCAACGCGGTGATTCTGAAAAACCGCAATCATCAAGAAGTCTGTGACCTGGTGCAATTTGCCGTCGAGCATGGCGTAGACATCAGCTTTATCGAAGAAATGCCACTGGGAGCGGTAGACAACCATCATCGCGGCGCCGCGTTTTATCCCAGCGATTTGATCAGGCAGGATTTGCAACAGCGCTTTACGCTGGAAGCCGTCGCCGACTCGACCGGCGGGCCTTCGGCCTATTATCGGGTGGCGGGCAGCGATAGCCGAGTGGGTTTTATCTCGCCGCATAGTGCCAATTTCTGCGGCACTTGTAACCGGGTACGTCTAACCGCCGAAGGCCGCTTGCTGCTGTGTTTGGGTAACGATCATTCGGTCGATCTAAAACAAGTCGTCAGAGAACATCCCGGCGACAAAGCCATGTTGAAACAAACCATAGTCGAAGCGATGCAGATCAAACCCGAAAAACACGAATTCAATATTTACGAACAGCCGGTGATTTTGCGGCACATGAACGCCACCGGCGGCTGA
- a CDS encoding YajD family HNH nuclease gives MSDNKAYHIVAEARRYKEEREKGYREQALKLYPWICGRCSREFDHKNLRELTVHHVNHDHDHNPPDGSNWELLCLYCHDNEHQRYEEHVRYGGKATSEGKAPAATFNPFADLKNLMKKD, from the coding sequence ATGTCGGATAACAAAGCCTATCACATCGTCGCCGAAGCCCGGCGCTATAAGGAAGAGCGGGAAAAAGGCTACCGGGAACAAGCCTTAAAACTTTATCCCTGGATATGCGGACGCTGCTCGCGGGAGTTCGATCATAAAAATTTGCGTGAACTGACCGTACACCACGTCAATCACGATCACGACCACAATCCCCCCGACGGCAGCAACTGGGAGTTACTTTGTCTGTATTGCCACGACAACGAGCATCAACGCTACGAAGAGCACGTGCGTTACGGCGGCAAAGCCACATCGGAGGGCAAAGCACCCGCCGCGACTTTTAATCCATTTGCCGATCTGAAAAACCTGATGAAAAAAGACTGA
- a CDS encoding DNA-3-methyladenine glycosylase I, with the protein MPSKCVWALGSANEEHYHDHEWGVPLHDERMLFEFLILEGAQAGLSWRTILDKREAYRAAFDDFDATKIVRYDHKRLASLMQNPGIVKNRLKIESTISNAQAFLRMQEEFGSFDHYIWRFVDGETRQNHWLSHSQIPAYSAESVSMSKDLQKRGFKFVGKTICYAYMQAVGMVNDHTVDCFRHSQLIATTTP; encoded by the coding sequence ATGCCAAGTAAATGCGTTTGGGCGCTGGGTAGCGCTAACGAAGAACATTATCACGATCACGAATGGGGGGTGCCGCTACACGACGAGCGGATGTTGTTCGAGTTTCTGATACTGGAAGGCGCGCAGGCTGGCCTTAGTTGGCGGACCATACTCGACAAACGCGAGGCTTATCGCGCTGCTTTCGATGATTTCGATGCTACCAAGATCGTCAGATACGATCACAAGAGGCTGGCGTCGCTCATGCAAAATCCCGGCATCGTCAAAAACCGTTTGAAAATTGAATCCACGATAAGCAACGCCCAGGCCTTTTTGCGAATGCAAGAGGAATTCGGCAGTTTCGACCACTACATCTGGCGCTTTGTCGATGGCGAAACGCGGCAAAATCACTGGCTTAGCCATAGCCAAATACCGGCTTATTCCGCCGAATCGGTCAGCATGAGCAAAGACCTGCAAAAGCGCGGCTTTAAGTTTGTCGGCAAAACCATCTGCTATGCTTATATGCAGGCGGTGGGTATGGTCAACGATCACACCGTCGATTGTTTCCGCCACTCGCAACTGATAGCCACCACAACACCATGA
- a CDS encoding HugZ family pyridoxamine 5'-phosphate oxidase, producing the protein MSSEPLATDYRSLIAHSQSLVIASCSEHGVPEVSYAPFLEYQNTYYIYVSQLARHTGNMLRQGQASIMFIEPEAEAVNPFARRRLVFECAVGEIDKVQVAYAELLDMLQDRFGETIAVLRSLADFHLLALTPLRGQYVAGFGRAFSIDIENGVPLPAIQ; encoded by the coding sequence ATGAGTTCCGAACCGCTCGCAACCGATTACCGGAGTTTAATTGCCCACAGCCAAAGCCTGGTAATCGCCAGTTGCTCCGAGCATGGGGTCCCCGAAGTCAGTTATGCGCCGTTTTTAGAATACCAAAACACCTATTACATCTATGTTAGCCAATTGGCGCGGCATACCGGCAATATGCTGCGCCAAGGCCAGGCATCTATCATGTTCATCGAGCCTGAGGCCGAAGCAGTCAATCCGTTTGCCAGACGCCGCTTGGTATTCGAATGTGCCGTCGGTGAAATCGATAAAGTGCAGGTAGCATATGCCGAGTTGTTAGATATGCTGCAAGACCGGTTCGGTGAAACTATCGCCGTTTTACGCTCACTCGCGGATTTTCATTTACTGGCCTTAACGCCTTTGCGCGGCCAATATGTCGCCGGCTTCGGCAGAGCATTTAGCATCGATATCGAGAATGGCGTTCCCTTACCTGCAATCCAATAA